DNA from Streptomyces rishiriensis:
CGCACCCACTTGGCGGGCGTCACTCCGGGGACGTACGCGAGCCGGAACGAGGAGGAGTCCGCCGAGTCGGTCATCCCGCCAGGTTACCGGCTGTGGTCGGAGGTCTCCGCCGCGGCCGATACCCTGGACCGTATGAAGTCGCAGCAGAGCACCCAGACGATGAAGCCCGCCACCGCGGCGAAGAAGCTGGGTGTGCACCTCCCCGCCACGCCCGCCGAGTTCCAGGAGGGCGTCGTCTCGCGCGCCGAGCTGAACGAGCTCCAGGCGAACCCGCCCGAGTGGCTGCTCGCGCTGCGCGAGAGCGGCCCGCACCCCCGTCCGGTGGTCGCGGCCAAGCTGGGTGTCTCCATCGCGGGCCTGGCGCGCGGCGGGGTGACCGAGGCGCTCACCACCGAGCAGATCGAGGCCCTCAAGGACGCCGACCCCGAGTGGCTGCAGAAGGAGCGCGCCACGCAGGCCGAGGTCCGCAAGGAGACCGTCCGCATCAAGAAGCGCAACGCGGAGCGAGCCGAGTCCTGACCCGGGTCGGCGGCGCAGTCACCGGCGCGACGCCGGCACGCTGAGCGCGCCGACGCGGACGACGGCGGCGATCGCCGACCGGTCGGCGAGGCCTGGGCGCGTCAAGGCGCCCGCGCCGCCTGCCGCTGTCGGCGCGCGGCAGGCGCCGACCCGGTGGCGCGCGGCGGCCGGCGCGGGGAACGCGAGGGAACCGGGCCGCCGACGATCCCCTGGCCCGGCGCCGCTCGGTACGACCGGCCCACCTCGGCGGACGCACCCTTCGGTCGACCGGCGCACCGGCACCACCACCCCCGACCCGTGGCCGCCCCGACACGCGCCCCGCCACGGAGGGGACCCACGGCCCGCACCCCGCGACAGCCGTGATCGAGCCGCTCTCCACGCCGTAACGCCTGCCGTGAATCCCGGAGTCGCTCGGCGCGCGCCGCTTTGACTACGATCTATGCAGGTTCACCGACGTGGGTGTTTTCGAGGTTGCTGGGGGTTGGGATGGTTGCTGGTCGTGTGGTGCGTTTCGACAGTCAGCGGGGCTACGGTTTCATCGCCCCCGACGACGGTGGTGAGGATGTCTTCCTGCATGTCAACGACATGCTGATGCCCGAGTCGCAGGTGCGCCGGGGCATCGTGGTGGAGTTCGAGATCGAGGACGGCGAGCGCGGTCCGAAAGCGTCCGACGTACGGCTCGCGCGGGGTGCGGACGGCAAGCCGCTGGCCGCCGACGACGACGTCCTGTGCGATGTGCTGAGCACCGAGGAGTTCACGCGGGACGTCACCGAGTCGCTGCTGGTGGCGGCGCCCTCGCTCACGGGTGAGCAGATCGTCCAGGTGCGGGCCGGCCTGGCGCAGTTCGCGAAGAACCACGGCTGGGTCGAGGGCTGACGCCCCTGGGCCGGCCGGGGCGAGTGAGTCCCGGACAGGGCCCGCCGGTAGGGCGCTGACCCGGGTCGGTCCCGGGTCCCGGGCGGGCGGACCCTGTGGTGCCGCCCGCCCCGCCGCCTTCCGAATCCCGTTGTCAGTGGCCTGATCTACAGTTCCCGTCACTTGATCACTGCGGGTGCGGGAGGCACACATGGGGTGGGTGTCGGCCGGCGACTACGAAGTCGCCCTCGATGACGGCAAGGTGGTGTGCCGCAACGCGGCCGGGCGGCGGTTGAAGTCCGTGCCGCCCAAGATCGCCGACGAACCGGCGGTGGTGGGCCTGCGTCAGCTCACCGAGTGGCTGGAACGGCACGAACGCCAGTGTCTGGCCGACGTGGAGCGGTGGATGGTGCGCTCACTGCCGGTGCCGTTCGCCGTCGTCGCCGAGGTGTGGCCGGACCCCGCCTGGCAGGCCGCGCTGCGCGACCTCGTGGTCACCGGGGCCGACGGCGAGGTGGCCGGCTTCCTGCGGGACGCCGACCCCGCGCGCGGACTCGGTCTGGTCGACCTCGACGGCGACACCGTCCGCATCACGCCCGACCTGGTCCGCCTCCCGCACCCCGTGCTCCTCGACGACCTGGAGGAACTGCGGGAGTTCGCCGTCGAACTCGGCGTCGAGCAGCGCGCCCAGCAGCTGTTCCGGGAGGTGTGGCGGCGTCCCGCGACGCTCGACGCGGAGAGCACCGCGGTCGAGGAGTACGCGGGCGGCGCCTTCAAGGAGCAGCGGTTCCTGCACGGCCGGGTCACCCAGCTCGGCTACCGCGTACGCGGCGGTCACGCCGTCACCTCCGTCCTCGAGGAGAACCGCACCGTCGAGGCCAGGGTGTGGGTCGGCGACTACGAGGGCTACGAGGAGGCGGAGACCGGGCCCCTGGTGTTCACCGACTCCGCCGGCCGGGTGCTGAAGCTCGGTCAGGTCGGGCCGGTGGCCTGGTCCGAGGGCATGCGCATGGCGGCCGCGCTCTACGCCGGGCGGGACATCGAGGACGAGGAGCGGGCGGCATGACGACCTACGACGAGACCACCGCGGGCGCGCTGCTCGACGCGGGCGCCGTACTGCCCCGGGGCAGCACCGTCCGCGAGGACGCCGACACGCTCACCGCCCGCAGGTACACCCACCCCGCGCTGGACGACCGGCAGATCGTGCGGCTCGTGCCGGGCACCCTGGGCGAGGCCGAGGACCTGGCGCTGGACTTCCTCGGCCTGCTCCGGGAACCGGAGACCGCCGAGGTCGGTCAGGTGCGCCGGGAGACGCTCGGCTTCCCCGCCTGGGCGTTGGTCAACGACCCGGCGAACGGCCACCACGCGCTGGCGCTGGTCAAGGACGTCGAGCGGCTCGCGCGGCAGGCCAAGTCCCGTCCCGGCAACGCCAAGGACGGCTTCGAGGCGCTCGGCACCCGGCTCGGCCGGGCCGTTCCGCACTTCCTGCCCACCTTCTACGAGCAGGCGGCCCGCGTCTTCCTCCAGCACGAGAACACGACGTACGCCTCCGCCTTCTTCGGCAAGGCCCGGGAGGCCGAGCGGGTGCACGCGCTGAAGGTGGACGAGGAGCGGCAGCGGGCCGTGTTCCTGGAGTTCGCGTTCGCCGGGGCACTCACCGTCAAGGCGCTCAAGGAGCACGTCAGGGCACTCGCGGCGCGGCTCGACGCGGCCGAGGCCTGGGCGCAGTTCCGGCAGTTGACCGTGGAGCGCTGCGCGGCCGGGATGCCGCCCTACGCGTCGCTGCCGCAGGACGCGCGCGGGCTGATCAAGGCCGCCGGCCTCGACCGGGTCTCCGAGGAGTGCGGCCTGGTCGCCGACCTGCTCTCGTCGCCCGCCGCGGTCCGGGCCCCCGCGTCCTTCTGGAACGCCTACCGGGGAACGCTCGTGGTCCTCGCCGAGCAGCGGCCGCAGGTGCGCGAGCGGCTGCTGGAGATCATGCCGGCCGGCCTGGGCCGCTCGGCCGAGGACGACGACTTCTGGCTGGCGCTGCTCGTGGAGTGCGGGGCCGATCTGCTCCTCACCGGTGAGCAGGCGGCCGACGTGGACCCGGCGGACTGGCTCGGCCGGTGGGCCCTGCACCGCAAACACGGCGGCAACGTCAGCGGCCGTTCGCCTGCCACCCTCGCGCTGGTGGAGCGGATGGCGCCCCGGCTGCGTGATCTGGGCCGTCCCGTCGATCTGTGCTCGGGCCGCTGGCACGCCGGCGCCGATCTCGACCTGCTCGACCTGTGCGCGGCCCACGGTGTGCCGCTGACGCTGCCCGGACCCGGCCATGTGGTGTACCTCGCCATCGACCGCTGGTTGGGCGAGTCCGTGCCGGGCCGGCGTGATCTGCGCGCGACCGCGGCGGACCCGCGCCTGCGCCGCCTGCTGTACGCCGACATCGGCACCCTGAGCGGCCGCCTCGCGCCGACGGTACTGGAGAAGCTGGCCGCCCACCCCGTGCTCAGCGGGGTGCTGCGCGAGTGGCTGGACGACGCGGCCGGGGAGCTGACCGGGGCGGTCGGTCTGCCCGCCGCGCGGGCGGCGCTGGAACGGCTCCGCCCCTTCCGTACGGTGGCCGCCCGGGTCAGCCCGGCGGCCGTCGCAGCGGTCGCCGGGCACGCGGCCGCGCCGCTGCTCGGGAACACGCTGCGGGCCGGCCTGCTGGACGAGCTCGGCTGGCCCGCGCTGGACGAGGCGCTGCGCCGGCTCGACGCCGAGACCAGGCGCGACAACGACGACACGCTCGGCGTCAGCGAGGCCTGGCCGGCGCTGATCCTCGCCCGCGCCCACAAGGTGATCGTCGTCGGCCCCGAGGAGATCCTGCTCGAGCACGAGCTGCGGCTGCCCGTGACGCTGGACCGCTGGCAGCGCCCGAACTACCGCTACACGGACGGTGAACTGCTCGTCGTGTGGCGGCAGGACGGCAAGCAGTTCGGCTACTGGTCGACCCGGCCCGCCGACGTCTTCCCCGTCGGCGGTGAGCAGCTCCCGCACTGGTACGGCGGCAACGACGCGGGCGAACCGTCGATACCGGTCCCGGGCGGCGGACGCGCCACCGGCGGGCGCACGCTTCACCCCGGTGACACCGTCGTGCCGCCGAGCCGCCGCATCCTCGGCGACGGCACCTCCTTCTGGCGCCAGGGCAGGCAGGGCCGGCAGCAGGTGTGGCTCGAGTACGACCCGGCCACCGGCACCCACGGGCGTGCCTCGCTGCCCGCCTTCCTGAGGTCCGGCATCCGGGAGGACGCGACCCTGCTGCAGCAGCACTGCGAGGTGCTGCCGCTCCAACCGGGTCTGGAACAGAGCCCGTTCGGCACGGACGGCACCGTGCTCGGCCGCTGGGTGCGCACCGAGGGCGAGGGCGCCGAGGCCCGTACGGCCGCCGGTACCCCGGACGGCCGGACCGTCACCCTGCCGTGGTCCGGCGGGCGGGCGCCCGGCGTCCTGCTCGGCGCGCTGCGGCTGCCGGGCGGGGCCGAGCCCGTGGCCGTCGCGCTGCACCGGCAGATCGCCCTCTACGCGGGCGCCGACCCGTCCGCCGCCGGGGAGCTGGGCCGGGTGACACCGATGGAGCGCGGCGGCGAGTTCGCCGCCGGCTCCCGGTTCGTGCCGCCGGTCGGCTTCTGGCACGCCCTTCGCCCGCGCGACGAGCGTGCGTCGGCGGTGCTGCGTGCCCTGACCGACGAGCAGGCGGCCGGGATGCTCGAGACGGCGGGCGAGGCGCTGGCCCGCCGGCAGGCGAAGCTGATGGCGGCCAAGGTGGTCGACGGGACCTCGGAGAGCGCCGCCGTCGTGCCGTCCGCCGACGAGGTCGTCAAGGACGTGGTGTCCCGCTCCCTGCCCTCGCTCGGCGACGGACGCCTCGTGACGGGTGTCGCCGCGCTGGTGCGCGCGGTGCTGCGGCTCGCGGACTCGACCGCCGCGTTCGTGGCGCCGCCGGTCGAGCGGTCGCAGGCGGAGCGCCGGCGGATCGACGGCATGTTCGCCGACCTCAAGCCCGAGTACGGCGACGACGCGACGCTGCGGGAGGCCACCACCGGGATCACCGAGGTGCACGGTTGGTGGGGCAGCGAGGTCCGCTGGAGCACCCTGCGACAGGTCCGTGCCGTGAACCACGTGCTGTCCGGGAGGCCCGCCGACGGCAAGCCGTTGGCCGAGGCCTGGCGGTCCACCGGAGCGGCCGACGGGTGGCGCAGCGACGAGTTCACGCTGCCGGGCATCGGACTGGTGTGGACGCCGGTGCTCGACATGCTGCGCCCGCTCGCGTACCGCGCCGCCTCCGCCACGGTGACCGAGGCGCACCGCGAGGCGCTGCTGCTGCTGTTGGAGGCGGTCGCGGACGGTCCGCTGGCCGCGCCCGGGGCCGCCCTGCGCGAGGTCGTGCTGAGCGAGCCGCACGCGAAGCAGGAGCGCGTCGGCCAGGTGCTGCGCCGCAACGGCCGTACCGTCGTCGTCCTCGGCTGCCAGAACCTGGACCGGCAGGCGGAGCGGGTGCACTGGCTCGCCCTGGACCACGATCCGGACGGTGTCTTCGGCGCGATCGCCCACTTCACTCTGGAGCGGGAGACCGCGCACCCGGCGGTGTTCCCCGCCGACGCGCTCAGCGCCGTCACCGGGCTCGTCCGGGACAAGGGCCCGGCTCCCTGGCAGCCGGAGGCGCCCGCCGCCCTCTCCGCCGCGTCCCACGGCGGGCTGGGGCTCATGCAGGCGGCCCTGCTGCTGGCCGGCAAGCCGAAGCAGCTCACCGCCGAGGTGATCGCCGCGACCGGCCTGAAGCCGCGTCAGAAGGAGCTGGCCGACGCACTGCTGTCCTCGGTCGGCAGCGGTGACCGGGCGGCCCTGGTCGGCGCTCTGCTGCCCGGGAATCCAGGTGACCTGTGGACCGTCGGCCCGGACACGGAGGCTGCGGGCCGGGTGTGGACGGAGCGGCTCGGCGACGTCGTCCGGCTGCCCGAGGATCTCGCCGGGGAGCTCTCGCTCGCCGGTCTGCCCACCGGATCCGCGGAGGACGTCCTCAATCCGGGGCTGACCTCCTGGATCAGCCGCACCACCGTCCAGCGGCCGGACAAGGACGGCAACCTGGTCGCGGAGGACCCGGCGGCGCTGCCCGGCCGGAACCACCTGACGGGTGCGGTGACCGCACTGGCGGGACTCGCCTACTCCCTGCCGTACGGGCACCCGCTGCGGGCCGTCCTGCCGGAGAGCCTCGCCGCGGTGCGCCGCCGCGTCGCCGACCGGGGACTGCTGCTCGACCTGGACGTCGCCTGGACGGAGAAGGGCTCCTCGTCCGCCGTCGAACTGCGCAAGGCGTACGGGCTGCCCGCCACCGGGGGCGCCGACGCCCAGGGTCTGACACCGGTGGGCGAGGCGCTGGTGCTGCGCCCCTGGTACGGCGACCAGGAGACCGTCCTCGTCCGGCCCGGCGCGCTCGGCGCTCCCGACCACCCCGTGTTCGGGCTCCTCGAGGGGTTGGTCGGGCAGGGACGGGGCGAGGGCATGCGGGCCCTGCGGACCCTTCTGGACGACGAGCTGGCCCGCGCGGTCGCGGCCGGGGGCGATCCGGAGGGACCCTGCGGACACGCCCAGGACCCGGCCTTCAGCGTGCCCGCGCTGGTCGCCGAGGTCGCCGCGCGGCACGGCCTCGGGGAGGACGCGGCGGCGCTCTACCTCCAGCTGCTGGCCCTCCCGGATCCGACGGACCGCAACTGCGCGCGCTGGACCGGCTGGAAGCCCGCCCGGATGAAGAAGGCCCGCACCGAACTCGCGGCGAGCGAGCTGGTCGTCGAGGCCAGGCGGGCGCGCGCCGGACGCACCCTGTTCCTGCCGTGCGGCTGGCTGGATCTGACGTCGCCCGCGCTGCCGGTGGAGGTCTGGAAGGAGGGCCTCTATCCGGTCCGCGCCTACGGGCGCGTGGTGCCGCTGGTGCCGGTGCCGGAACTCTTCGCACGCGCGTGGGAACGCGTCCGCTCCGGCGACGCACCGGCCTACGAGCAGCTCACCACGCGCGCCACCCGCAAGGGCCGCCGCCGATGACCACCCTCCCGCCCCACCTGGAAGACCCCGCGCCGATGACCACCACCGCCCTGTCCCCCGGCTCCGGCTCCGCCGGTCCGGTTCGCCAGATCGTCCCGCCCGAGGAGCGGTACGCCGGCGAGCTGGCCTTCCTGGCCGCCTACGACGACGGGCCGCGCCCGCCCGCGTGGCGGCTCACCCCGCGTGCCGTCGTCACCTTCGTCATGGGGAGCGGCGGCCGCGCGCTGAAGCTGCCCGAGCACGCCGGGACCCCGGACGGGGTGCCGCGACGGCTGGTGGTGGAGAGCAAGTTCGTCGGCGACCGGGCGCTGGTGGAACGGTGCGTGGTCACCCTCGCCGGTGAGCGCGGGCTGCTGCTCGTCGGCGAGCCCGGTACCGCCAAGTCGATGCTGTCCGAGCTGCTGTCCACGGCCGTGTGCGGCACCAGCGGGCTGGTCGTGCAGGGCACCGCGGGCACGACGGAGGACCAGCTCAAGTACGGCTGGAACTACGCCCTGTTGCTGGCGCAGGGGCCGAGCCGGCAGGCGCTGGTGCCCTCGCCCGTGCTCACCGCCATGTCGCGGGGCGCCATCGCCCGGGTCGAGGAGGTGACGCGCTGTCTGCCCGAGGTGCAGGACTCGTTGGTCTCGCTGCTTTCGGAACGGCGCATCGCCGTGCCCGAACTTGCGGGCTCCGAGGACGCGTTGGCGCATGCCGCGCCCGGCTTCAACCTCATCGCCACAGCCAACCTGCGTGACAGGGGCGTCTCGGAGATGTCCGCCGCCCTCAAGCGGCGCTTCAACTTCGAGACGGTCGGGCCCATCCCGGACCTGGACGCGGAGACCGCCCTGGTGCGCAGCCAGGCACGGGCCTCGGTGGAGCGGGCCGGTGCGCCTTTCCAGGTCGACGACGCCGTGCTGGAGGCGCTGGTCACCGCCTTCCGTGATCTGCGGGAGGGCCGGTCGGCGGAGGGCTGGGAGGTGGAGCGGCCGTCCACGGTGATGAGCACCGCGGAGGCCGTGTCCGTCGCGGGCGCGCTGGCGCTGGCGGCCGCGTACTTCCCGGGCGACCGTGACGTGCTCGGACTGCTGCCGGGCCATCTGCTGGGCGTCGTCCGCAAGGACGACCCGGCCGACGCGGCCCGGCTGCGCGGCTACTGGGACGGGCCCGTCCGGCGCCGCGCCGAGCAGGGGTCCGCCACCTGGCGCACCCTGTGGGACCTGCGCACGGTCCTGGAGGGCTGACGGCCGTGTCCCAGCACCCCGCCACCACGCCGAAAACACCGGACCCCCCGGGCTCC
Protein-coding regions in this window:
- a CDS encoding cold-shock protein; its protein translation is MVAGRVVRFDSQRGYGFIAPDDGGEDVFLHVNDMLMPESQVRRGIVVEFEIEDGERGPKASDVRLARGADGKPLAADDDVLCDVLSTEEFTRDVTESLLVAAPSLTGEQIVQVRAGLAQFAKNHGWVEG
- a CDS encoding DUF5997 family protein gives rise to the protein MKSQQSTQTMKPATAAKKLGVHLPATPAEFQEGVVSRAELNELQANPPEWLLALRESGPHPRPVVAAKLGVSIAGLARGGVTEALTTEQIEALKDADPEWLQKERATQAEVRKETVRIKKRNAERAES
- a CDS encoding ATP-binding protein, which codes for MTTTALSPGSGSAGPVRQIVPPEERYAGELAFLAAYDDGPRPPAWRLTPRAVVTFVMGSGGRALKLPEHAGTPDGVPRRLVVESKFVGDRALVERCVVTLAGERGLLLVGEPGTAKSMLSELLSTAVCGTSGLVVQGTAGTTEDQLKYGWNYALLLAQGPSRQALVPSPVLTAMSRGAIARVEEVTRCLPEVQDSLVSLLSERRIAVPELAGSEDALAHAAPGFNLIATANLRDRGVSEMSAALKRRFNFETVGPIPDLDAETALVRSQARASVERAGAPFQVDDAVLEALVTAFRDLREGRSAEGWEVERPSTVMSTAEAVSVAGALALAAAYFPGDRDVLGLLPGHLLGVVRKDDPADAARLRGYWDGPVRRRAEQGSATWRTLWDLRTVLEG
- a CDS encoding DUF4132 domain-containing protein, with product MGWVSAGDYEVALDDGKVVCRNAAGRRLKSVPPKIADEPAVVGLRQLTEWLERHERQCLADVERWMVRSLPVPFAVVAEVWPDPAWQAALRDLVVTGADGEVAGFLRDADPARGLGLVDLDGDTVRITPDLVRLPHPVLLDDLEELREFAVELGVEQRAQQLFREVWRRPATLDAESTAVEEYAGGAFKEQRFLHGRVTQLGYRVRGGHAVTSVLEENRTVEARVWVGDYEGYEEAETGPLVFTDSAGRVLKLGQVGPVAWSEGMRMAAALYAGRDIEDEERAA